One genomic region from Nymphaea colorata isolate Beijing-Zhang1983 chromosome 10, ASM883128v2, whole genome shotgun sequence encodes:
- the LOC116261931 gene encoding uncharacterized protein LOC116261931: protein MAVNVQPTLSVSPPLTCCSSTSSLYFKEHVPTISCSSRSLLRSKPAIYGFGYMTLDPLRAQLALFRRRGIFISSVSSIWDALTGGDRPDREALFAVRKGMLLFRQGDVEGSMAEFDRAIELDPRQKAYLWQRGLSLYYLDRFKEGAEQFRLDVAENPNDTEESIWCFLCEAQVYGVEEARRRFLEVGRDPRPVMREAYALFKNGGDPNKLVLDFSSGKENECFYATLYAGLYHESQGDSDAAKKCIVDSCESPYGLRSDDYMAALAKVHCLCRNWISQ, encoded by the exons ATGGCTGTGAACGTACAGCCTACGCTTTCAGTCTCTCCACCACTGACCTGCTGTTCCTCTACTTCTTCCTTATACTTCAAGGAGCATGTACCCACCATATCCTGCTCTTCAAGAAGTCTCTTGCGCAGCAAACCAGCAATCTATGGCTTCGGTTACATGACGCTAGATCCCCTCAGAGCCCAACTGGCGCTGTTTCGACGCCGAGGGATATTTATATCTTCCGTTTCTTCGATTTGGGATGCGTTAACCGGCGGCGATAGGCCTGATCGAGAGGCGTTGTTTGCTGTTAGAAAAGGCATGTTGCTCTTTCGGCAG GGTGATGTTGAAGGATCGATGGCTGAATTTGACCGAGCAATCGAGCTGGACCCTCGGCAGAAAGCTT ATCTTTGGCAGAGGGGATTGTCATTGTATTATCTTGATAG GTTTAAAGAAGGGGCAGAGCAGTTTCGGCTAGACGTTGCAGAGAACCCAAATGACACAGAAGAGTCCATTTGGTGTTTTTTGTGTGAAGCTCAGGTATATGGAGTAGAAGAAGCACGAAGGCGCTTCCTGGAG GTTGGACGAGATCCACGTCCCGTCATGCGCGAGGCATATGCTCTTTTTAAGAATGGAGGGGACCCAAACAAG CTTGTTTTAGATTTCTCTAGTGGGAAAGAGAATGAATGTTTTTATGCGACCCTTTATGCTGGACTCTATCATGAATCTCAG GGGGATTCAGATGCTGCTAAAAAATGTATTGTTGATTCATGCGAATCTCCATACGGGTTGAG
- the LOC116263044 gene encoding uncharacterized protein LOC116263044 has protein sequence MMQYKAVAGAMKAWLPCAGSSLSQFARATAGPNLRRTTPGLPASEAQSVEKEEAGQESGRVPRPAKSEAESVEDQEVGEESGEEEEEAWRRAPPKDPGTVEEFLVGGVEETPIAPTPPLRSPSLKHTEASPPIGQSLQQKRSLHTIDRRVLDEAVCAGLDGSPPKGAAESNQEHDENEDEHPDTLLKQKPSPLSEIEFADTRFPISQALDSEVTKEPIEEVVGFTKEQLDTAEEALLRGQRLFDEAKSRGGDPDFPPSRVLRTLLKSRKSMEAPN, from the exons ATGATGCAATACAAAGCGGTGGCAGGAGCCATGAAGGCATGGCTTCCTTGTGCTGGTAGTAGTCTCTCACAGTTCGCGAGGGCGACGGCCGGACCGAACCTCAGGAGGACCACGCCTGGCCTTCCGGCGTCGGAG GCTCAGTCcgtggaaaaagaagaagcaggaCAAGAAAGTGGACGCGTGCCAAGGCCTGCCAAGTCAGAG GCTGAATCTGTGGAAGACCAAGAAGTAGGCGAAGAaagtggagaagaagaggaggaggcaTGGAGGAGAGCTCCACCGAAGGACCCCGGAACAGTGGAAGAGTTTCTAGTAGGAGGCGTGGAAGAGACGCCAATAGCACCAACCCCGCCTCTACGTTCTCCGTCTTTGAAGCACACCGAAGCGAGCCCACCCATCGGGCAGTCCTTACAGCAGAAGCGCAGTCTTCACACCATTGATAGGCGTGTCCTGGACGAAGCAGTATGCGCTGGGCTGGACGGATCTCCACCCAAAGGTGCAGCAGAGAGCAATCAGGAGCATGATGAGAATGAAGACGAACATCCGGATACTCTATTAAAGCAGAAACCGTCGCCTCTTTCTGAGATTGAGTTCGCAGACACCAGGTTTCCCATATCTCAGGCCTTGGACAGTGAGGTCACCAAGGAACCAATTGAAGAAGTTGTGGGTTTTACAAAAGAGCAGCTTGATACTGCCGAGGAGGCCCTTCTTAGAGGACAACGCTTGTTTGATGAAGCAAAGAGTAGAGGGGGCGACCCTGACTTCCCCCCATCAAGGGTCCTCCGGACTTTGCTAAAAAGTAGGAAATCTATGGAAGCACCAAATTAA